Below is a window of Musa acuminata AAA Group cultivar baxijiao unplaced genomic scaffold, Cavendish_Baxijiao_AAA HiC_scaffold_1139, whole genome shotgun sequence DNA.
GTTATTATGGAAGACTGAAAGAAATTTTTGATTGACTTTCTAAAGTTAgtaaagattgttgaaacttcatatttatgatggagaggatataaccatgtgtaattAGTGAAacagtctacaaaaatgacataaaatatgaacttgtcaaaagaaggggtTGGGGCAGGGCCTCAAACatcggtataaataatttcaaacggTTTAAAGCAAGATACGAAGGATGTTCCAAAAGGTAgtatatgacttttattgctatgACAAGCATTATAATGAATTATAATGCTATTGATATTAAAGGTAGTAAgagagtaatgagaaagtaatctTTGCTGGATAAAGAACGGGTGGTGACTAAAATgttgatgccacacatcaaccgaAGCAGCACCTGAAGAGTGAACAATGGGCTAGGTTATTTGTGAAGCCGAcgaccactcataaatgttgtctttgttctgaCCAGCCTTGGACTGaggatgcccccatgctcaaaTCCTTAATAAGAAAAGAGTCAAGAAAGAATTTAATTGAGGTTTTATTTTATTTACGGAATtgagaaataaaaataagattttatttaatATGAGGTGCACACGAAACATCATCGAGTATAAAAGTTATGGTAAGTGAATTAAATATTGTGGAACCAATATGAGTAATGAGAATtcttttaccatcaccgatgatgatatttttatttcctCCATAATTATTGTGGATAGATAAGTTCTGAAGATCAaatgtgatgtgatgagaggcgttaaagtccacaatccaattagattGGCTAGTAGTCGAATTAGTCATGAGATTCACATGAAGCCATTGGGATTTGGGTCGAGATTGATAAATTTTTACGAAGTATTGACGTACAAGCTCTTTAAATGATAATTAAGGAAATCCTCATATCCACTACTCTAGATGTATACGTTGAGGAATGACATTAACagctttttataaaattttataaagaatcattcgaatatttaaataataataattatcaccAGACAAGGTAGGAGATCATGTATAGATGGATCTTGTCATCTCGTGGCATCAATCAGATAAGTCaatagtgtttttttttatgCTAATGGAGTAAAGAAAGAACTGATCATCGTGGTTTTATTTCCGCGTTCGCAGCACCAAAAGAAGAAGACGATGGAGGCTGCCAAATCACGGGAACGAGAAAGTTCTCACTGAATTGTATCTCGGTGGAAATTCTCTTGGAGGTGTTATTTCAGAGGTTCATTTTGAGAATCTTACCAGATTGCAAGTCTTGGACTTGTCTGGCAACCCCATCACCATATCAATCGGGCAGAGTTGGGTCCCTCCTTTCCAACTCAGATTTGTATATTTAACCAAATGTCAGTTGGGACCTCGATTTCCAGAATGGTTGCAATTCCAAACACAGATCGAAGAATTATATTTGGCAGACTGTAAAATTGCAGGGACAATGCCCGCTTGGTTttggaatatttcatcttctaccatCACAGATTTATTCCTTTCCAACAACCAAATAGGAGGCAAGCTGCCATCTTCTTTGAACTTCACCAAGTTGGAAACATTATATTTGGATTCCAACAGATTTGAAGGTCCATTGCCAACGATGCTACCATCTACACTTGAGACTCTATTCCTCTCCAATAATTCCTTTACAGAGCAATTGCCGATATGGCCTGATGTTCAATCAGTGGCACTCTCAAATAACATGCTTGATGGTGGCTTATCTTCATCAATCTGCCAATGGACAGGTGGTCTCGAATACCTTGACCTTTCGAACAACAAATTACTTGGTGAGATCCCTTATTGTCTGGGAAAATCATTACAAAATctttggttcttagatttgagCAACAACCACTTGTCAAGTGAAATTCCATACACGATCGGGTTTTTAAGTGGGCTTTCACTTTTGCAACTAAAAAATAACAGTTTTTCGGGTGAGGTTCCTTTGTCATTGAaaaattgtacaaatttatggttTCTTGATCTAACTCAAAATAATCTTGTCGGAAGTATAATGCTATGGATGGGAGAAAATCTACAACAACTGAAAGTACTTCGTCTACGTTCAAATATGTTTTCTGGAGTTATTCCTTGGCAACTTGCTAGATTTGAACAGCTTCAAATAATGGATCTTGCCAATAACAATTTCTTTGGATCAATACCTCACAACTTTGGTAATTTAAGTGCCATGAGATCTACATCACAATATTCTGATTTTTGTTCTGATGAATTAGATGTCTTTACGAAGGGACAAGATCTTCATTATTTACAATGCAACATGCAACTTATGAAAAGTTTGGATCTTTCAAACAATCATCTAATCGGAGAGATACCAAAAGGAGTTGGAGATCTTGCGGGACTCAAGAACTTGAATTTGTCAAGAAATCATTTACAAGGGAAAATCCCTTGGGAGATAGGAGGAATGATATCATTAGAATCCCTTGATCTATCGATAAATGACCTTTCTGGTAACATTCCTGAGAGTTTATCGGCTTTATATTTCTTGAGCTATTTGAATTTATCGTATAATAATCTTTCGGGAATGATACCATCTGGTCATCAACTCCAAACACTCAATGATCCATCCATCTATATGGgcaatgctgacttatgtggaccaccAATTTCCAAAAGTTGTTTTAACAATAAATCAACTCAAAATATTTTGCAAGAGTACAAGAAGGAGAATCCCGAGTGGCTATGGTTCTATATCAGCATGGTACTAGGATATGTGATGGGATTTTGGACCTTTTGTGGTATTCTCTTCCTCAAAGACGCATGGAGGCATGCTTAtttccatatgattgatgatatgtATGATTGGTTCTGGGTACAATGGTATTTAATCTTTTGATGATTGTTTAGACTTTAATTCTAAAATTTCTAGTATGGATGATCCAAGACTTTATGGTAGATGGAGAGAAGGTACGTAGTCactctactttttatttatatggtATTTTAGATTTGTAGATGCTGgctatgattaatgaaaaaagAATTTATGTCGTTGATATAAAAAAAGATGGACTGCTTTATTTATGGTGTTTGAAGACTGGTATTTCTATGTAATGTGGTTACTTATGGTCTTCTTCTATTTGAGGCTTTCATTATAATAACATCATGCAAGAGTTGCTAATAGTTTTAAAGTAGAGAAATATTAGAAAAGGAAGATAGCATACAACCAAGTCTTCCATATGAAGATATAGTTTAAAAATATGTTATATTTATATTgaatttaaaggaaaaaaaacattATATTCGAAATGATAGAGAAGATATTATAATTTGACTAGTGTGTGGATCGGACACGGaggaagaaaagggaaaaaaaaaaaaagtgtgagaTTTAATAAGGATGTCGTTTttatatcaagagaataagtttaaaatttggaagattatatatatatgtatgattttgaattcctaTTCATCTCCTACCAATCATAGAGTAAATAGGACTATAGATTAATTAATCTAAAAtcattgaatatattgtgatcttagagaaaaaaaatgatgataagaaagaaaatatcatcattattTATTGAATCGATTGGTTTATATTATTTGACTAatttacaaaaaaagaagaagggtgTTGATGACTATATCAATTATAAGAGTCTACGATTTAGGTAAGTATCCAATGATTTTGTATAACATGTtttcaaatttaataatgtatatTTGTTAATAATGAAGTAATGTGATATGTAAATGTGAAATTGGCTTTGAAAATAAGATTGtcgatattatatttatttaaaatattttattattatattttcgaaTGTTTTATTGTTGGATATATTTCAAATGATACATAAGGAATTATGCATTGCAAGGATATGtcaatatgttattttaaatgatGGTTAATTTTTCAATTAGTCGGTTTTAATTTGGATCTTGCCGATTGGGGTTATATATTGCTCATAAGTTGAATATGTTTTTGATATAGGGATAAATGTCTTACCTATACCATGGAGGTTGAATATGTTTTTGATTCGAGATATAATAAGGTTATAGCTTAGTTATTCTTAGTTATACAAAGGGATGATAGCTTAGTTATATTTATCGTGATTCATAATTAGTGAATGATAATCTTTGCATTAAAATGAAATATATCCACTTATGTTTTTGTTATACAAATGTCTTCAAAGATTATGTTATCTTATGTGCTTGTTATGCTAAAAGTGATGATTTGGAAAACATGTTTGCTCTTTATTTAAGAATAAAAGAGGGTTTAACGTTTATGTATAGTTTTCTAAAATACATTTATGCTTAGTTTTGCTAGTATATGAGTTTTGGTGTTTACTAAATTGTGGTTGCTCATATCCTTGTTGTTCAAATTTTTCAGATGCTTGCGAGTAGATTGAATTTGGTTATGCATCGAGACaataaattaaatcattaatGGTTCAAACTCTTGAGACTTGTGATGTAATAATTCATTAGTGggatgtctttgatgaactttatTTGTGTTTAAGAGCTTAATATGCTGCTGCTGTTATATGTTGACATTATGGATGTTTCCGTTCTGTATTGTGTAAAGTGCATAGATTTAGATTTAATAGGTCTATGTTATGTAATTGGAGGTGATGGAACTCAAAAAAGGAACCGCTGCATAGCGATACTATGTTATGTAATATGCTGCTGCTGTTATATGTTGGTATTTGTTCATTGTTAGTTTCTCTTCCTTGAATTAGTTGGGATTCAAAATACTTTAGATAATGACATAGCGATACTCATCTTTCTTAATCGTTTTAGAATTATTATCTGATAGTTCAGATTTTTTAATAAACCTGTTATTGATCCAAGTTATCAATCCACTTTATATCAAGTCTTTCTagtcaaaataaatattaagatactatatatatatatatatatatattcttcacatctttttctctctcttaaaatataaaaaaatatataatatttataaaagaaataaaCCCTTTCAATATGACTCCAATTTAGTGGTAAGAGGATGACATCTCAACCCATCAATATTGCTCCAATTTAGTGGTAAGATTGATCCAAATTATCCATCTACTCTATATCAAATCTTTTCAGTAAAACAAATATTGAAAGACTCTACCAAAAAAATAAAGTCATGTCAAACTCTATTTGACTCCAAACCTCTCTACATTATATCAAAGTCATGAATTAGACATCAAGTAAcaacaactcctctctctctctctttctctatatatatatattggttggCAGCAGTGATTCTGGTGAATGGTCAACCAGGTACTTTTGCTTGTCACCATGGATCTCTCTCTGGTGTCTGCGTTCTCATGGTGACTCCATTTGAATTGCAATCTATTGATGATGACCACAGATTTCCAAATATATTTGATTCCTTTATTCTgtgttccttctcttttcttcggTTCTTTCTTCTTATACTCAGTCTCCTACGCTGCTGCTCCTCTttttgtcttctctcccaattttctccttttttttttttctctctcaacaATATATTACTAGATTACatattattaatttagattttgaTTGTTCTACATGAAATAATCGTTCATAACCAACCATGATCTTAATCCATATCTACTCTTGATAGAGACGGTATAAAATTACGTTGATGGTGTTGATGGTGTACTTGATAAAACCTTCtaattcttaaattagtttaagaGTGGGAGGATTCGACTAAATGCCAAGTCTATTAGAGAACTAATGATCTAAGAGAATTTTCCTACTGTATGTGTATATAAttagcttttatatatatataattatcttttttagtTCTTCACTTTACGGGGCCGAGATTATTACTGCCGCCCCGTCCGACTCCCTGTCGATATGCCTGGCCAACATTGGTTCGGGAACACCGTTCGTATCTTCGCTGGAGTTGAGGCATATCGACAACCACCTGGCGTACCAGGACGCGAATCAATCCGCTGCACTAGTGTTCCACAGTCGCTACAACTTGGGATCCCTCACCAACTGCACCCTCAGGTAAACGCAGACCTTCCAATCCATGCTTGCTGAAATTTCTTCTCCCATACGGATTGTACAGTGTTCATGCCTCGCATGGAGAAAGGGGATTTCTTGAACCCGAGGGTTTTCTCCTAGCTTTCCTTTATTCATTGCTTAGGGTAGTTCTTTTGAGGCCGAATCACTACTGAAAATTTGGAAAGGGATGGAGCCTTGATCTTCTATAAAGGGAGCAAAGTGTTATAATCTGTTTGTGGTTATCTCAAAAAATTGTAACaaacataaagactcatttgcactGTAGAAGTAATTGACTCTGTATACTCTTCGATTACAATTTTGATTAAACTGACTCTCAATTTTAACCACGGATGTCCAGTAAAAGTGTTCATCACTAGAAAAGACTATTAGACTAAATCAAACCCAATTAAGATCCAAGTTTAATTATCTATAGAAGCGAAATTACAATGAACAATACCgtaattatgattttttaattttacaAGTTAGACACGAAGCAAAAGCTAAATGAACTTAGCATAATGTCATAAGTGAGCAGAAATATATCTGACACAAATAAGTGAGCAGAAATATATCTGACACAAATAATCACATATATCTGACACAAATAAGTGAGCAGAAATAGGGGATCACAGGAGATAATTACCACAATTTGGGAGAGGATAGCAAACTCGATGAGGACAATGATTTACATTGTCGTGTGTGGCGAAGGAGGAGTCTTAAGGAATACGACTAGCATAATCTCTCTTTATTATGCCTTTGAAAAGTGGTTGAGTCTATCAAATCATATCTGCATTAATAATACTGATTGGTTAACAAATTTCATGCTGTACAGGTATCCAGACGATAAATATGATAGGACATGGCGTCCTTGCAACGGTTATACTGGTTGTGTAACATGGAATTTTACAAGCAGTTCTTTGGGAATCAAGACCACTCGTGGTGATGCTTATGAGGTCCCAGGCATGGTCATGGGGACTGCAACTGTTGCTGCAGATAATTTTACATTGCATTATTCCTTGGGCTATGGCCTCAATTCGAGTGTTCAAACAACATTCTATATCTATTTGCACTTTGCTGATTTCAACTATTTAAGTGGGAATGGAAGTAGAATTTTTCAGGTGAGAGCAGATGGGGAACCCGATAGTGACAACATCAGTCCTGCATATCTACTGGCAACTCATGTCCATTTCATCCATCGGCTGGCGTacccaggtttaaaaggttattttAATCTGACAAGGGTGGCCGGTTCCACCCTTCCCCCCATCCTCAATGCTGCTGAGGTTTACATTCCTATTAATCTTTCAGCTGTGGCAACAGATCCAGCCGATGGTATGCTATCCCACCACTACTTTGGACATCCATCGCTCTAGTCCGGCCAATAACTTGTATCatctgcttctttttttttttcccctcaagATGAACTGTGTTTTTCTTATTAATTACCTGCACACTTTTGAAGACTAACATGCAATGTGACCATTCATGCTTCCCCCCCCTTTGATCCATTTTCTGAAGGAAAAAAGTGTAGTATGTTATTGGCAGTGCATTATCCATTTCACTGGTGTCTTACCTGAACATATACAATAAGTTGTTTGCTTATTTAGTTGATTGCTGATTTGAAGTTTACATATTATGTTGAAGATGAATACATTGTTTCTTTCCTTTATTTTGTTTTAGCATTGGTAAAATGAAGCAAATTTTCTATCACTTTTGTTAAAATAATCAATCTACAGGAACTTACTTAGGGATCCAATAGGTCAACTTGGAGTGTACAATAATTCCAAAGACTTGATTATTGCAATAAAATGTTTGAGATATTATGCATAATTGTCAGTCCTATGTTCAGAGGATATGCATACTTTTCGGGAAAAAATGTTAATTATTCTTTTTTGAGTCCAAGCACTTGAACCATGCATTATcagaaatcataatttatattgttCTGCGCTTTTACTTCTCGTGGTGATTTGGCATGTCTGAAATGATAAACAAAAGTTAGATTGACAACAATATATATGACTGAGATTGACAATATATAAAATGACTGGATTACCGAACAACAAGTGATGTATCTAATGGTTCTGTTGTGCCTGTAAATATCATTTCAAGATAGTTATTCATAAGCTAGGTCAAACACAATTTGGATATTAATATCAATGGTAAGATCATACAACATCATGATTTTCAGTGATCAAAATTCTATCGTTTAAACCAAATCATATAAGGTGTGGCTGTAGGTGTGCTCATGCATGTGAAGCATTTTTCCGGGCAGAGTTGTGTCAAAATGCTTCATGGTGCCCATTTACTATtttgaaatgaatattaaaatttgTTTCAAGGGGGCTACAATAATCATCTATATGGCATGCATCCGATTACATGCCAACCTTGGATTTTTTTCACAATAGATTGAATTCAGTATGGTGGACATTGGCTTAACCTGTAAAATTAACAGCTGATGCTATGATGGGGATAAAGAAATTATATCAGATGAAGATATGGCAGGGTGATCCTTGTGCTCCGCAGCAATTCATTTGGAGTGGAGTAAATTGCACCTACTCAAGCTCTGGTACCCCAAGAGTCACCTCATTGTAAGCTCTAAGCTCCAAGATTTGGTTGTTTTAAAAGACATCAATAAAAAGCACTGATTCTGATGTAATGATTTCtactttattttcttttgcaGAAACCTCTCTTATCATGGGTTGAATGGTGCTGTACCAAATGCTTTGGCTAATCTGAAGGCCCTTAACTATTTGTAAGTTTCTAAATTTATCGTCAGAGGCTGCTGGCTAGCAACATCATGCAGACAACTTGAGAACAATTTGTAGATGTTGCATGAAATTGACTTGTTACCCTTTTTTACCTGTGTATTTTATTCATTTCTAATCTCCTTTTTCTAACTCCATAAACAAAAGGCTTTTGTTTTTTCATGTTAGTTGCCAAAATTAGGAATGCAGATGGACCAGTTTACAACCCAAAGCATTAGCTTGGGGTTTTCTTTAACCACATCCTATAACATCCAAACTGAACTAATATGGCTTTACTCATGCAATCTGGTTTCCAAGGACCAAAGTTATAGAGATCAACATGTagctacttttttttttaatgaaatttcttatgaaaACATATCAATAACTAATGTAATCCATGTATTTTGTCTCAGTgacttgtcaaacaatgatttaatGGGCCCAATACCGCCCTCTTTAGAAGAATTGACATCACTCAATGTGCTGTAAGAACAGATTTTTCTCTCTTACACAATTCACCTGGTGCATGCGTTTTCAACATCGAAAACTTCAATTTTGTCATGCGCATGCTTCAGGACTTCTCTCTCCACATATTATATGCTAATGGTAGAGCAATATCAAACTTTTTGCAGAATTTTGTCAAATAACCGACTCAATGGGCCTATTCCAGCTTCTTTGTGTGATGGACAATCAAAAGGATTGCTTGAGTTGAGGTTTGTGCTGTAGTCTAACATCCCAAATCTTCCCACAATTCCTTCTACCTAATACTAATGTCTTATGAACTTTATGTTCTGCAAAGAGTGGACAACAATCCCGATATATGTCTCTGTCATAGTACATGTCAAATTGGCAGCGAAGGAAGGAAGCTTGCTACAGTCACCATTGTGCTGATCTCTGTCGTCCCAGCGCTGATTATACTGCTGCTCCTATCATTGCTTTTATTCTTCTTGAGGAGAagaaaatctacaacaaaattATGTAAGTGGTTTTAAGCAAGTAATAGCTTATAAACATACAATTATGTTGTATTATGTCCTCTTTTTCAACGAAAGGCAATGTTAGATGTGAGATAGAACTCTTACCTGTATAATATCAGGACATGTCTTCTCTGATATCAGAGAGAAAAATAACTTCTTTTATTgctgaaaagatttttttttctcttttatctacGGTAACAAAAGTGAGACTCGTAAAGCAAGGATTTCTTGCTTGGTTACTGTATCTGCCTTAGATGTTAGCATCCAAACAACAtctttatctaaatatttttatggTTTAGTTGGAGCGAACAGCTAAAACAGATGTAAGCTTATGGTTGATACCACACACTACTTCAAGGGAAGTTTCTATTCCATAAGACCATTCATTATGATGAACCTTCCCAACTCTGATTTGGGGTGTAATTATGCTGATCTTTTTCAATTCTAGTCTTGTCTAAATTCTGCCTgagattaaaattttgataaagcTAAGTTCTTTATCAAATAGATCAAGATTAAATGAGTCAATTTTTAAGCCATGTGTAATACAAACTTATAAACAACTAGTGGgttgataaataataatttattatctacCATTCTACCAAAGCTTGACAAACCTTGTATATAAGTGTGATTGCCTAAAATTAAGTCAGTTAATTTTTGGCTAACTTTTTCACCTTTGTATTTGTCAAGTGTGTTTTAGGTTCATCAATGTTCTTTACGCTCATTATTATAGTCTGTTTTAGAATTATCTAcacaacttttctaaattaattacatGATCCTGGACATATTTAACATACAGACAATGGAAAGTGATCATTGGTAGGTATATGAGTTATTATGAATCATAGCTCATGAAATTTCTCTCTGGAGGTTAGAAGTGACTTGCGGATGCATGTTTTGGAATTCTGTACTAGAAACTTCACCTTCATTACAATGAGAAGCATTGTTAACAGCactctttttgtttcttttaatgaaataaTAGCACCGCCAATTCAAGACTCGCTTGCTATACCCGAAACCCATAGATTTACATATGATGAATTGAAGGCCATCACCAACAATTTTGATCTTGCACTTGGAAAGGGGGGGTTTGGGAATGTTTACCATGGTCGATTGCATGATGGCACTGAAGCTGCAGTAAAACTTTTGCACTCACATCGGATGGTCAAAGGGACATCATCTGAGGAGTCCATGTCTGCAAATTCTGGCTCCAGATCACATGGGCTGAAAGAGTTTCAAGCCGAGGTATGCAATCTATATGAATGCATTTTGGTGGACTAGCATTTTAATGAACAAATAGGTTATGGATGAAATTTAAGTATATATCTTCCTCTTTGGGTTGCAGGCTGTTCTCTTATCGAGGGTCCATCACAGGAACTTAGTGTCTTTGATCGGGTACTGTAGAGACAGCAATCAACTTGGACTTGTTTATGAATATGCTGCTCGTGGAAGTCTTAGAGATCATCTTTCAGGTAAAAAAGATGTTGAATAGTATTCTATGATCTGAGCTACTGCATGCTTGGAGAAGATTGAATCCAGTTTTAAGTTGCTTTACCCGAAAATGTTGTATCTTTGGACAGTATATTTCTCATTCTCTACCTAGaatttctctctctttcctttgTCATACATTATCATTGGATTGAATTAAtgcaattgataagatattatcatgttagttttttttttttacttatagcaAAAACAGTACCCTGATCATTATTTGTCAAGATTCTGGAGCTTAGTGTAACTGACTTATCCgatacaattttttattttttataaacattTTAGATTCTTAACTGCACCTTTTTTTTCTATAGATAAAATGTTCTTGACTGTATCCGAGATATATTCAGAATCTTTAGTGCATTGTCAGCTTCATCTTGTCCTCACAGAACTGTGCAACATAATATTCTTGAGTTAATTTTATGTTATACTGAACTTATGGAGTTAATTTTACAGATAAAAATAGTCAAACATTGAGTTGGAGAGAACGAATTCGGATAGCAGTGGAAGCCGCACAAGGTGATCTTACAATTGGTATCGCTTTTTATATATCTTTTCAATTTCTCACTTTCTGTTCCACTGAACAATTTCTGAACAGGTCTGGAGTATCTACACAAGGGATGTGTGCCACCTATAATCCATAGAGATGTGAAGACTAACAATATCCTCTTAACACATGACTTTGAGGCAAAGGTAGCAGATTTTGGGCTGTCAAAAGTCTTTCCTGACCGATGCCCAGACTCACGTATCTACTGATGTTGTGGCTGGCACTCCAGGATACATAGATCCCGAGTATGTTTTCTACTTCACAGAAGTTTGCCAGATAATATTTGCA
It encodes the following:
- the LOC135671522 gene encoding probable LRR receptor-like serine/threonine-protein kinase At4g29180 encodes the protein MSYELYVLQRVDNNPDICLCHSTCQIGSEGRKLATVTIVLISVVPALIILLLLSLLLFFLRRRKSTTKLSPPIQDSLAIPETHRFTYDELKAITNNFDLALGKGGFGNVYHGRLHDGTEAAVKLLHSHRMVKGTSSEESMSANSGSRSHGLKEFQAEAVLLSRVHHRNLVSLIGYCRDSNQLGLVYEYAARGSLRDHLSDKNSQTLSWRERIRIAVEAAQGLEYLHKGCVPPIIHRDVKTNNILLTHDFEAKVADFGLSKVFPDRCPDSRIY
- the LOC135671403 gene encoding probable LRR receptor-like serine/threonine-protein kinase At1g05700, whose product is MVMGTATVAADNFTLHYSLGYGLNSSVQTTFYIYLHFADFNYLSGNGSRIFQVRADGEPDSDNISPAYLLATHVHFIHRLAYPGLKGYFNLTRVAGSTLPPILNAAEVYIPINLSAVATDPADADAMMGIKKLYQMKIWQGDPCAPQQFIWSGVNCTYSSSGTPRVTSLNLSYHGLNGAVPNALANLKALNYL
- the LOC135671402 gene encoding receptor-like protein EIX2, with the translated sequence MDTKRRRRWRLPNHGNEKVLTELYLGGNSLGGVISEVHFENLTRLQVLDLSGNPITISIGQSWVPPFQLRFVYLTKCQLGPRFPEWLQFQTQIEELYLADCKIAGTMPAWFWNISSSTITDLFLSNNQIGGKLPSSLNFTKLETLYLDSNRFEGPLPTMLPSTLETLFLSNNSFTEQLPIWPDVQSVALSNNMLDGGLSSSICQWTGGLEYLDLSNNKLLGEIPYCLGKSLQNLWFLDLSNNHLSSEIPYTIGFLSGLSLLQLKNNSFSGEVPLSLKNCTNLWFLDLTQNNLVGSIMLWMGENLQQLKVLRLRSNMFSGVIPWQLARFEQLQIMDLANNNFFGSIPHNFGNLSAMRSTSQYSDFCSDELDVFTKGQDLHYLQCNMQLMKSLDLSNNHLIGEIPKGVGDLAGLKNLNLSRNHLQGKIPWEIGGMISLESLDLSINDLSGNIPESLSALYFLSYLNLSYNNLSGMIPSGHQLQTLNDPSIYMGNADLCGPPISKSCFNNKSTQNILQEYKKENPEWLWFYISMVLGYVMGFWTFCGILFLKDAWRHAYFHMIDDMYDWFWVQWYLIF